A single region of the Sorghum bicolor cultivar BTx623 chromosome 9, Sorghum_bicolor_NCBIv3, whole genome shotgun sequence genome encodes:
- the LOC8068167 gene encoding uncharacterized protein LOC8068167, whose protein sequence is MSLLLALPELSDDLLGEAFLRLPPDDPACLLRASLACKRWRRILADPVFRRRHRELHRTPSVMGFLCFAEGDAPYASRFVTNNPASGGRPAARDLPGRHVLDCRHGRVLFLAPRPSLGTELSYELVVWNPLTNEQRCLPRPSPPLMDVAGGYFNAAVLCSAAMEGCDHSMCHGGPFRVALAWGHGLVMHARVYSSEKDSWSEPISVQHPRRMLFHPMLPYPSTIVGDTLYFHYSLKYALEYQLGAQRLSIIEEPPRQVPKISAFFVRPMGEDGLGCMDVEEDETSLRLQLWSREAAGSDSDGVAGWTKGRAIDLEKLLPNGALPSPRWTSVPSSRLSSVQLLGFAEGTDVIFVGTWACIVYVANKYDLLASMCCYVNYSTSFSCMPIFDSFVNV, encoded by the exons ATGTCGCTGCTGCTGGCGCTGCCGGAGCTGTCGGACGACCTCCTCGGCGAGGCATTCCTCCGCCTGCCGCCGGACGACCCCGCGTGCCTCCTCCGCGCCTCCCTCGCCTGCAAGCGCTGGCGCCGCATCCTCGCCGACCCCGtcttccgccgccgccaccgggaGCTCCACCGGACGCCATCAGTCATGGGGTTCCTCTGCTTCGCGGAGGGAGACGCGCCGTACGCGTCCCGCTTCGTCACCAACAACCCAGCCTCCGGCGGCCGCCCCGCCGCCCGTGACCTCCCGGGGCGGCATGTGCTCGACTGCCGCCACGGCCGCGTCCTCTTCCTCGCGCCAAGACCAAGCCTCGGCACCGAGCTAAGCTACGAGCTCGTCGTCTGGAACCCCTTGACGAACGAGCAGCGCTGCTTGCCCCGTCCCTCGCCTCCACTCATGGACGTAGCTGGCGGCTACTTCAACGCCGCCGTGCTCTGCTCCGCCGCCATGGAAGGCTGCGACCACAGCATGTGCCATGGTGGCCCTTTCCGCGTGGCCTTGGCCTGGGGTCACGGTCTTGTCATGCATGCTCGTGTCTACTCGTCGGAGAAGGACAGTTGGAGCGAGCCCATCTCCGTTCAGCATCCCCGTCGAATGCTGTTTCATCCCATGCTGCCATACCCTAGCACCATTGTAGGAGACACTCTCTACTTCCATTACAGCTTGAAGTATGCCTTGGAGTACCAGCTTGGTGCACAGCGCTTATCCATCATCGAAGAGCCTCCACGGCAGGTGCCTAAAATTTCGGCGTTTTTCGTGAGGCCCATGGGGGAAGATGGGCTGGGATGCATGGACGTCGAGGAGGACGAAACAAGCCTCCGTCTACAACTATGGTCAAGGGAAGCAGCAGGTTCAGACAGTGATGGAGTTGCAGGATGGACAAAGGGCAGGGCCATAGATCTTGAGAAACTGCTACCTAATGGTGCCCTACCATCTCCACGGTGGACATCTGTGCCCTCTTCTAGGCTTTCGAGTGTACAACTGCTCGGATTTGCGGAGGGCACTGATGTCATCTTTGTGGGCACATGGGCGT GTATAGTATATGTTGCTAATAAATACGACCTACTTGCATCTATGTGCTGCTATGTTAATTATTCTACATCATTTAGCTGTATGCCTATATTTGATTCGTTTGTTAATGTCTAG
- the LOC8068168 gene encoding uncharacterized protein LOC8068168, protein MPPQPRELSDDLLGEAFLRLPPDDPACLLRASLTCKRWRRILADPAFRRRHRELHGTPSVLGFLRISSGYYASRFVPNNPAASGRPAARDLPGRVVLDCRHGRVLFRAPSPLLGRKLNYDLVVWDPLTNEQRCLPRLSPPLTDVSRGHFNAAVLCSAAVEEGCDHSICHGGPFRVAFIWSQARQLHARLYSSETENWSEAISVQKPPRNPVRLCLRMLLCSKTLVGDTLYFHYSSDYALEYQLGAQSLSIIHGPPRPGSQISAFFVMPMGGGGLGCMDVEEDESSLRLQLWSREAASGSDGVARWTRGRAIDLEELLPNGALPSPRWAPDLRSRLTSVQLLGFAEGTDVIFVGTRAHARNHPGGIYMVQLNSGRARKVSAFDTAPIPFYNEMVVPYTSFCIPVTDASSTTEVPGDNASGA, encoded by the exons ATGCCGCCGCAGCCGCGCGAGCTCTCGGACGACCTCCTCGGCGAGGCATTCCTCCGCCTCCCGCCGGACGACCCCGCGTGCCTTCTCCGCGCCTCCCTCACCTGCAAGCGCTGGCGCCGCATCCTCGCCGACCCGGccttccgccgccgccaccgggaGCTCCACGGGACGCCATCAGTCCTGGGGTTCCTCCGCATCTCCTCCGGATACTACGCGTCCCGCTTCGTCCCCAACAACCCCGCCGCCTCCGGCCGCCCCGCCGCCCGCGACCTCCCGGGGCGGGTCGTGCTCGACTGCCGCCACGGCCGCGTCCTCTTCCGCGCGCCGAGCCCACTCCTCGGCAGGAAACTAAACTACGACCTCGTCGTCTGGGACCCGTTGACGAACGAGCAGCGCTGCCTGCCCCGCCTCTCGCCGCCACTCACGGACGTATCCCGCGGCCACTTCAACGCCGCCGTGCTCTGCTCCGCCGCTGTGGAAGAAGGCTGTGACCACAGCATATGCCACGGCGGCCCCTTCCGCGTGGCCTTCATCTGGAGTCAAGCCAGACAATTGCATGCTCGTTTGTACTCCTCGGAGACGGAGAATTGGAGTGAGGCCATCTCTGTTCAGAAGCCCCCTCGGAATCCAGTGAGGTTGTGTCTCCGCATGTTGCTATGCAGCAAAACTCTTGTGGGAGACACTCTCTATTTCCACTACAGCTCGGACTATGCCTTGGAGTACCAGCTTGGTGCACAGAGCTTATCGATCATCCACGGACCTCCACGGCCGGGGTCCCAAATTTCAGCCTTTTTCGTGATGCCCATGGGGGGCGGTGGGCTGGGATGCATGGACGTCGAGGAGGACGAATCAAGCCTCCGTCTACAGCTATGGTCAAGGGAAGCAGCTTCAGGCAGTGATGGAGTTGCGAGATGGACAAGGGGCAGAGCCATAGATCTTGAGGAACTCCTGCCTAATGGTGCTCTACCATCTCCACGGTGGGCACCTGATCTTCGTTCCCGGTTAACGAGTGTACAATTGCTCGGCTTTGCGGAGGGCACCGATGTCATCTTTGTGGGCACACGGGCGCATGCGCGTAACCACCCTGGTGGTATCTATATGGTCCAACTCAATTCAGGGAGGGCTAGGAAGGTTTCAGCGTTTGACACTGCACCCATTCCTTTTTATAATGAGATGGTCGTTCCTTATACAAGCTTCTGCATTCCAG TAACTGATGCCTCTTCTACAACCGAGGTGCCAGGAGATAATGCTTCAGGTGCATGA
- the LOC8068169 gene encoding uncharacterized protein LOC8068169 isoform X2, which translates to MVQLPDELVREILLRVPPDDPACLLRAAVVCKSWRRMLADPDFRRRHRELHPTPHVAGFLRIIRNAIPYMSRFESIDPTFHRPAARDLPGWLALDCRHGRALFAAPAPGGSYPVALDFIVWNPLTDERRRLPRPSPGPTAPPAGRFTVTDRRHFNAAVLCAATAEGCDHRGCHRGPFRVVFLFSTSTHTYARVYSSEMDDWSNLTAGIPCHNLFLVDNMPSPSVLATCVIIPHGLGRW; encoded by the exons ATGGTTCAGCTGCCGGACGAGCTCGTCCGCGAGATCCTCCTCCGCGTCCCACCCGACGACCCCGCGTGCCTCCTCCGCGCCGCCGTCGTATGCAAGAGCTGGCGCCGCATGCTCGCCGACCCCGActtccgccgccgccaccgggaGCTCCACCCGACGCCCCACGTCGCCGGCTTCCTCCGCATCATACGCAACGCCATACCCTACATGTCCCGCTTCGAGTCTATCGACCCCACCTTCCACCGCCCCGCCGCCCGCGACCTCCCGGGCTGGCTCGCCCTCGACTGCCGCCACGGCCGCGCCCTCTTCGCCGCCCCGGCCCCAGGCGGGAGCTACCCTGTGGCTCTGGACTTCATCGTCTGGAACCCTTTGACGGACGAGCGCCGCCGCCTGCCCCGGCCGTCTCCCGGCCCCACGGCCCCACCCGCGGGCCGCTTCACGGTTACGGACCGCCGCCATTTCAACGCGGCGGTACTTTGCGCTGCCACTGCTGAAGGCTGCGATCACCGCGGTTGCCACAGGGGCCCCTTCCGAGTGGTTTTCCTCTTCAGCACCTCGACTCACACATACGCTCGCGTGTACAGCTCTGAGATGGATGATTGGAGCAACCTAACCGCTGGAATTCCATGCCACAACCTTTTCTTGGTCGACAACATGCCATCTCCGAGCGTCCTT GCGACCTGCGTCATCATCCCTCATGGCCTTGGCCGATGGTGA
- the LOC8068169 gene encoding uncharacterized protein LOC8068169 isoform X1: MVQLPDELVREILLRVPPDDPACLLRAAVVCKSWRRMLADPDFRRRHRELHPTPHVAGFLRIIRNAIPYMSRFESIDPTFHRPAARDLPGWLALDCRHGRALFAAPAPGGSYPVALDFIVWNPLTDERRRLPRPSPGPTAPPAGRFTVTDRRHFNAAVLCAATAEGCDHRGCHRGPFRVVFLFSTSTHTYARVYSSEMDDWSNLTAGIPCHNLFLVDNMPSPSVLVRDTLYFRGHDNYDAFEYQVTTHCLSMIRRPASSSLMALADGEFHFTTLFEGPLRLCACTKEKASTGTVLWVQGRTFNLETLLPKDTRTPWFNVTGSVEGADIIFVIVFKYAHHRGDVYMVHLNSGKIKKVFEGYSYVFPYTSFCIPVIDDAYTGEEPREGVPNA, from the exons ATGGTTCAGCTGCCGGACGAGCTCGTCCGCGAGATCCTCCTCCGCGTCCCACCCGACGACCCCGCGTGCCTCCTCCGCGCCGCCGTCGTATGCAAGAGCTGGCGCCGCATGCTCGCCGACCCCGActtccgccgccgccaccgggaGCTCCACCCGACGCCCCACGTCGCCGGCTTCCTCCGCATCATACGCAACGCCATACCCTACATGTCCCGCTTCGAGTCTATCGACCCCACCTTCCACCGCCCCGCCGCCCGCGACCTCCCGGGCTGGCTCGCCCTCGACTGCCGCCACGGCCGCGCCCTCTTCGCCGCCCCGGCCCCAGGCGGGAGCTACCCTGTGGCTCTGGACTTCATCGTCTGGAACCCTTTGACGGACGAGCGCCGCCGCCTGCCCCGGCCGTCTCCCGGCCCCACGGCCCCACCCGCGGGCCGCTTCACGGTTACGGACCGCCGCCATTTCAACGCGGCGGTACTTTGCGCTGCCACTGCTGAAGGCTGCGATCACCGCGGTTGCCACAGGGGCCCCTTCCGAGTGGTTTTCCTCTTCAGCACCTCGACTCACACATACGCTCGCGTGTACAGCTCTGAGATGGATGATTGGAGCAACCTAACCGCTGGAATTCCATGCCACAACCTTTTCTTGGTCGACAACATGCCATCTCCGAGCGTCCTTGTAAGAGACACCCTCTACTTTAGGGGCCATGACAACTACGACGCCTTTGAATACCAAGTAACCACCCATTGCCTTTCGATGATCAGGCGACCTGCGTCATCATCCCTCATGGCCTTGGCCGATGGTGAATTTCATTTCACCACTTTGTTCGAAGGTCCTCTCAGATTATGCGCGTGTACAAAGGAGAAAGCTTCCACTGGAACTGTGCTATGGGTACAGGGCAGGACCTTCAACCTTGAGACGCTGCTGCCTAAAGACACGCGGACGCCATGGTTTAATGTGACTGGCTCCGTGGAGGGCGCAGATATCATATTTGTGATTGTCTTCAAATATGCTCATCACCGTGGTGATGTCTACATGGTCCACCTCAATTCGGGGAAGATAAAGAAGGTGTTTGAGGGTTATAGTTATGTCTTTCCCTACACGAGCTTCTGCATTCCGG TGATTGATGATGCCTATACAGGCGAGGAACCAAGGGAAGGTGTTCCAAATGCATGA
- the LOC8071268 gene encoding putative cysteine-rich receptor-like protein kinase 20: MMESCKGVLAGTKEVAVKRLSKGSVQGMEEFKNEVVLIAKLQHKNLVKLIGCCIHEDERLLVYEYLPNKSLDYFLFGTFNCQFVIFVNNRQINVYLPCDMPCFMLFLSDPSKKSVLQWPIRFKIIQGVARGIMYLHQDSRVTIIHRDLKASNILLDKEMSPKISDFGMARIFFGEQLQANTNRVVGTYGYMAPEYVMEGSFSVKSDTYSFGVLLLETVSGLKISSPHLMDFPNLIAYVSIVIC, translated from the exons ATGATGGAATCATGCAAGGGAGTTTTGGCTGGTACTAAGGAAGTAGCAGTCAAGAGACTTAGTAAGGGTTCTGTTCAAGGCATGGAGGAGTTCAAAAATGAAGTGGTCTTAATTGCAAAACTGCAGCACAAGAACCTAGTTAAGCTTATTGGTTGCTGTATTCATGAAGATGAGAGGTTGTTGGTTTATGAGTACTTGCCCAACAAAAGCTTGGATTACTTCCTATTTGGTACATTCAATTGTCAATTTGTCATATTTGTTAATAACCGGCAAATAAATGTGTATCTGCCTTGTGATATGCCTTGTTTCATGTTATTCCTATCAGACCCATCAAAAAAATCAGTGCTTCAGTGGCCGATAAGGTTCAAGATAATCCAGGGGGTTGCTAGAGGAATCATGTATCTCCATCAGGACTCTAGAGTGACTATAATTCATAGAGATCTAAAAGCAAGCAATATCTTGTTAGATAAAGAGATGAGCCCTAAGATATCAGATTTTGGCATGGCTAGGATATTCTTTGGTGAGCAGCTCCAAGCAAATACTAACCGAGTTGTAGGGACATA CGGTTACATGGCTCCTGAATATGTGATGGAAGGTTCATTTTCGGTCAAATCTGACACCTACAGCTTTGGTGTTCTACTGCTGGAGACTGTAAGTGGATTAAAGATTAGCTCACCACATCTCATGGATTTCCCTAACCTTATAGCATATGTAAGTATTGTGATATGCTAA
- the LOC8068171 gene encoding uncharacterized protein LOC8068171: protein MAIDLNLAPVDVDLFDLNEAAAVEDEQAAAVEDEQAAVVEDEQAAAQVDVQDAAPEDVQPARHHFDLNIPVFDEHEEIHGDDEDYGNNQRRELTNEQRQQIYEALLSLSNRGKMKRDTTTLVAQIFNVKRSLVQAIWRRAKECRELGIPIDVSSRKPKNCGRKKIQVDLSQVAHVPLRRRRTIRSLASAIGMKKSTLHKCLKEGKLRRHSSSLKPYLKEANKKQRLQFCVSMLDESTLPHNPKFRDMRNIVHLDEKWFNGTKKTRTMYLTPDEDDPHRTVQNKNFITKVMFLSAQTRPRYDHEGNCYFDGKIGLWPFVREDQAKRRSQNRERGDPVTKTMIVDRQTM, encoded by the exons ATGGCCATAGACTTGAACTTAGCACCAGTAGATGTAGACCTATTTGATCTcaatgaagccgccgccgtggaAGATGAACAAGCTGCTGCTGTTGAAGATGAACAAGCTGCCGTCGTGGAAGATGAACAAGCTGCTGCCCAAGTGGATGTCCAAGATGCTGCCCCAGAAGATGTACAACCTGCTAGACATCATTTTGATTTGAATATTCCTGTCTTTGACGAACATGAAGAAATACATGGAG ATGATGAAGACTACGGTAATAACCAGAGAAGAGAATTGACTAATGAGCAAAGGCAGCAGATATATGAAGCTTTGCTTTCCCTTAGTAATAGAGGCAAGATGAAGAGAGACACAACCACTCTGGTTGCTCAAATATTCAATGTGAAAAGGTCTTTAGTACAAGCTATTTGGCGTAGAGCTAAAGAATGTCGTGAACTAGGAATACCAATTGATGTTAGTTCAAGGAAACCTAAAAATTGTGGCCGCAAAAAAATTCAAGTAGATTTGTCTCAGGTTGCGCATGTCCCTTTGAGAAGAAGGCGCACCATACGGTCACTTGCATCTGCTATAGGTATGAAGAAAAGTACACTTCATAAGTGCTTGAAAGAAGGAAAGCTTAGACGTCACTCTAGCTCACTTAAACCATATTTGAAGGAAGCAAACAAAAAACAGAGGCTGCAGTTTTGTGTCTCAATGCTTGATGAGAGTACACTGCCACATAACCCAAAATTTAGGGATATGCGTAACATCGTGCACTTAGATGAAAAATGGTTCAATGGCACAAAAAAAACAAGGACTATGTATTTGACACCAGATGAAGACGATCCACACAGGACTGTGCAAAACAAAAACTTTATCACCAAGGTGATGTTTTTGTCTGCACAAACCAGGCCAAGATATGATCATGAAGGAAATTGCTACTTTGATGGAAAGATAGGCTTATGGCCTTTTGTTAGAGAG GATCAAGCAAAAAGAAGAAGTCAAAACAGAGAGCGAGGGGATCCTGTAACCAAGACTATGATAGTTGACAGGCAAACGATGTAA
- the LOC110430263 gene encoding metal tolerance protein 1-like isoform X1, whose product MMESNNPSHSQIAEVKMDISASASGAAGYKFCKGAACDFSDSSNSSKDAKERSASMRKLIIAVILCIIFMTVEVVGGIKANSLAILTDAAHLLSDVAAFAISLFSLWAAGWEATPQQSYGFFRIEILGALVSIQLIWLLAGILVYEAIVRLINESGEVQGSLMFAVSAFGLLVNIVMAVLLGHDHGHGHGHSHGHSHDHGHGDSDDDHSHHEEQEQGHVHHHEHGHGSSITVTTHHHHHHHSGTGQHHDVEEPLIKHEADCEGTQSAAKAAKKPRRNINVHSAYLHVLGDSIQSIGVMIGGAIIWYKPEWKIIDLICTLIFSVIVLFTTIRMLRNILEVLMESTPREIDATRLQRGLCEMEGVVAVHELHIWAITVGKVLLACHVTIAREADADQILDKVIGYIKTEYNISHVTIQVERE is encoded by the exons ATG ATGGAAAGCAATAATCCATCACATTCTCAGATTGCTGAAGTGAAGATGGACATCTCAGCATCAGCTTCTGGAGCAGCAGGGTACAAATTCTGCAAAGGTGCTGCCTGTGATTTCTCTGATTCCAGCAACTCCTCGAAAGATGCCAAGGAGAGATCCGCGTCCATGAGGAAGCTTATAATTGCAGTGATCCTTTGCATCATATTCATGACGGTGGAAGTGGTTGGGGGCATCAAAGCAAACAGTCTTGCCATCTTAACTGATGCAGCACATCTTCtttctgatgtggcagcattTGCCATATCATTATTCTCTCTCTGGGCTGCTGGATGGGAAGCAACACCGCAGCAGTCTTATGGGTTCTTTCGAATTGAGATCCTTGGTGCCTTGGTCTCCATTCAGCTCATATGGCTACTTGCTGGCATCCTCGTATATGAGGCTATTGTAAGGCTCATTAATGAGAGTGGCGAAGTGCAGGGCTCCCTGATGTTTGCTGTGTCGGCGTTTGGATTGTTAGTCAACATTGTAATGGCTGTATTGCTAGGCCATGACCATGGGCATGGCCATGGACACAGCCATGGACATTCACATGACCATGGTCATGGTGATTCAGATGATGACCATTCCCACCATGAAGAACAAGAACAGGGCCATGTTCATCACCACGAGCACGGACATGGAAGTTCTATTACTGTTACAACacatcaccaccaccaccaccactcagGCACTGGACAACATCATGATGTTGAGGAGCCACTGATTAAGCATGAGGCTGACTGTGAGGGTACCCAATCTGCTGCCAAAGCTGCTAAGAAGCCTCGACGTAATATAAATGTACACAGTGCTTATCTTCATGTGCTTGGGGACTCCATCCAAAGCATCGGAGTGATGATCGGTGGGGCTATCATCTGGTACAAGCCTGAGTGGAAGATCATTGATCTCATCTGCACCCTCATCTTCTCGGTGATTGTGCTGTTCACCACAATCAGGATGTTGCGCAACATCCTTGAAGTCCTGATGGAGAGCACACCCCGCGAGATCGACGCCACCAGGCTGCAGAGGGGGCTCTGCGAGATGGAAGGGGTGGTTGCCGTCCATGAGCTGCATATCTGGGCCATCACAGTGGGGAAGGTGCTCCTGGCTTGCCATGTGACAATCGCCCGGGAAGCAGATGCTGATCAGATCCTCGACAAAGTAATTGGGTACATCAAGACGGAGTACAACATCAGCCATGTGACCATTCAGGTCGAGCGTGAATAG
- the LOC110430263 gene encoding metal tolerance protein 1-like isoform X2, producing MESNNPSHSQIAEVKMDISASASGAAGYKFCKGAACDFSDSSNSSKDAKERSASMRKLIIAVILCIIFMTVEVVGGIKANSLAILTDAAHLLSDVAAFAISLFSLWAAGWEATPQQSYGFFRIEILGALVSIQLIWLLAGILVYEAIVRLINESGEVQGSLMFAVSAFGLLVNIVMAVLLGHDHGHGHGHSHGHSHDHGHGDSDDDHSHHEEQEQGHVHHHEHGHGSSITVTTHHHHHHHSGTGQHHDVEEPLIKHEADCEGTQSAAKAAKKPRRNINVHSAYLHVLGDSIQSIGVMIGGAIIWYKPEWKIIDLICTLIFSVIVLFTTIRMLRNILEVLMESTPREIDATRLQRGLCEMEGVVAVHELHIWAITVGKVLLACHVTIAREADADQILDKVIGYIKTEYNISHVTIQVERE from the coding sequence ATGGAAAGCAATAATCCATCACATTCTCAGATTGCTGAAGTGAAGATGGACATCTCAGCATCAGCTTCTGGAGCAGCAGGGTACAAATTCTGCAAAGGTGCTGCCTGTGATTTCTCTGATTCCAGCAACTCCTCGAAAGATGCCAAGGAGAGATCCGCGTCCATGAGGAAGCTTATAATTGCAGTGATCCTTTGCATCATATTCATGACGGTGGAAGTGGTTGGGGGCATCAAAGCAAACAGTCTTGCCATCTTAACTGATGCAGCACATCTTCtttctgatgtggcagcattTGCCATATCATTATTCTCTCTCTGGGCTGCTGGATGGGAAGCAACACCGCAGCAGTCTTATGGGTTCTTTCGAATTGAGATCCTTGGTGCCTTGGTCTCCATTCAGCTCATATGGCTACTTGCTGGCATCCTCGTATATGAGGCTATTGTAAGGCTCATTAATGAGAGTGGCGAAGTGCAGGGCTCCCTGATGTTTGCTGTGTCGGCGTTTGGATTGTTAGTCAACATTGTAATGGCTGTATTGCTAGGCCATGACCATGGGCATGGCCATGGACACAGCCATGGACATTCACATGACCATGGTCATGGTGATTCAGATGATGACCATTCCCACCATGAAGAACAAGAACAGGGCCATGTTCATCACCACGAGCACGGACATGGAAGTTCTATTACTGTTACAACacatcaccaccaccaccaccactcagGCACTGGACAACATCATGATGTTGAGGAGCCACTGATTAAGCATGAGGCTGACTGTGAGGGTACCCAATCTGCTGCCAAAGCTGCTAAGAAGCCTCGACGTAATATAAATGTACACAGTGCTTATCTTCATGTGCTTGGGGACTCCATCCAAAGCATCGGAGTGATGATCGGTGGGGCTATCATCTGGTACAAGCCTGAGTGGAAGATCATTGATCTCATCTGCACCCTCATCTTCTCGGTGATTGTGCTGTTCACCACAATCAGGATGTTGCGCAACATCCTTGAAGTCCTGATGGAGAGCACACCCCGCGAGATCGACGCCACCAGGCTGCAGAGGGGGCTCTGCGAGATGGAAGGGGTGGTTGCCGTCCATGAGCTGCATATCTGGGCCATCACAGTGGGGAAGGTGCTCCTGGCTTGCCATGTGACAATCGCCCGGGAAGCAGATGCTGATCAGATCCTCGACAAAGTAATTGGGTACATCAAGACGGAGTACAACATCAGCCATGTGACCATTCAGGTCGAGCGTGAATAG